From Yersinia hibernica, a single genomic window includes:
- the miaA gene encoding tRNA (adenosine(37)-N6)-dimethylallyltransferase MiaA, with protein MNDIENLDRPPAIFIMGPTASGKTALAIALRKQLPVELISVDSALIYRGMDIGTAKPSAQELALAPHRLIDIRDPAQSYSAADFRKDALKEMADITAAGRIPLLVGGTMLYFKALLDGLSPLPSADPQVRERIEQQAAERGWEALHQQLAEIDPIAAARIHPNDPQRLSRALEVFLISGKTLTELTKISGETLPYRVHQFAIAPVSRELLHQRIELRFRQMLDAGFETEARALFDRGDLHTDMPAIRCVGYRQMWSYLSGEIDYDDMVYRGICATRQLAKRQMTWLRGWGSVQWLDSDKPGEALDSVIQVVSA; from the coding sequence ATGAATGATATTGAGAATCTAGACCGGCCACCGGCGATATTTATCATGGGGCCCACTGCCTCGGGTAAAACAGCGCTCGCCATTGCACTGAGAAAACAGCTACCTGTGGAGCTCATCAGTGTCGACTCAGCCCTGATTTACCGTGGTATGGACATCGGCACCGCGAAACCCAGCGCGCAAGAATTGGCATTAGCGCCGCACCGGTTGATTGATATTCGAGACCCTGCGCAATCCTACTCGGCCGCTGACTTTCGTAAAGATGCATTAAAAGAGATGGCCGACATCACCGCCGCCGGGCGTATTCCGCTGCTGGTGGGCGGCACGATGTTGTATTTTAAAGCTTTATTGGATGGTTTGTCGCCATTGCCGTCTGCTGACCCACAAGTGCGTGAGCGTATTGAGCAGCAGGCCGCGGAGCGGGGTTGGGAAGCATTACATCAACAATTGGCTGAAATCGATCCCATTGCGGCGGCGCGAATTCATCCTAATGATCCCCAACGGCTCTCCAGAGCACTGGAAGTTTTTTTGATTTCAGGTAAAACTCTAACAGAACTGACTAAAATTTCAGGTGAAACCTTACCTTATCGGGTTCACCAATTTGCGATTGCGCCTGTTAGCCGGGAACTCTTGCACCAGCGGATTGAATTACGTTTTCGTCAGATGCTGGATGCTGGGTTTGAAACTGAGGCTAGGGCGCTTTTTGACCGCGGTGATTTGCATACGGATATGCCGGCCATTCGTTGTGTGGGATACCGACAGATGTGGTCTTATCTGTCCGGTGAGATTGATTACGACGACATGGTTTACCGCGGAATCTGTGCGACACGTCAACTGGCAAAGCGCCAAATGACCTGGTTGCGGGGCTGGGGTTCAGTCCAGTGGCTTGACAGTGATAAGCCGGGAGAGGCTTTAGACTCTGTAATACAGGTTGTTAGTGCATAG
- the hfq gene encoding RNA chaperone Hfq, translated as MAKGQSLQDPFLNALRRERVPVSIYLVNGIKLQGQVESFDQFVILLKNTVSQMVYKHAISTVVPSRPVSHHSNNPSGSTNNYHGSNPSAPQQPQQDSDDAE; from the coding sequence ATGGCTAAGGGGCAATCTTTGCAAGATCCGTTCCTGAACGCATTGCGTCGTGAACGGGTTCCGGTTTCTATTTATTTAGTGAATGGCATTAAACTGCAGGGCCAAGTTGAGTCTTTTGATCAGTTTGTCATTCTGTTAAAGAACACAGTCAGTCAGATGGTTTATAAGCACGCCATCTCTACTGTTGTGCCTTCTCGCCCGGTTTCGCATCACAGCAATAATCCGAGTGGAAGCACCAATAATTATCATGGTAGTAATCCATCTGCGCCGCAACAACCGCAGCAGGATAGCGATGACGCTGAATAA
- the hflX gene encoding ribosome rescue GTPase HflX — protein sequence MFDRYEAGEQAVLVHIYFSQDKNSEDLREFEALVSSAGVEALQIVTGSRKAPHPKFFVGEGKAEEIADAVKASGASVVLFDHALSAAQERNLERLCECRVIDRTGLILDIFAQRARTHEGKLQVELAQLRHIATRLVRGWTHLERQKGGIGLRGPGETQLETDRRLLRDRISLILSRLDRVAKQREQGRRARTRADIPTVSLVGYTNAGKSSLFNKITAADVYAADQLFATLDPTLRRINVADVGDTVLADTVGFIRHLPHDLVAAFKATLQETRQASLLLHIIDAADPRVAENMAAVDAVLAEIEADEIPTLLVMNKIDLLDDFVPRIDRNEENLPVRVWLSAQTGAGIPLLFQALTERLSGEIAHFELRLPPQAGRLRSRFYQLQAIEKEWIDEDGNVGMVVRMPIVDWRRLCKQEQDLVSYIVSEPNSGN from the coding sequence TTGTTTGACCGTTATGAAGCCGGTGAGCAGGCCGTACTGGTTCATATATATTTCTCGCAAGACAAAAACTCAGAGGATCTGCGTGAATTCGAAGCGCTGGTATCTTCTGCGGGCGTAGAAGCTTTGCAAATTGTGACAGGCAGTCGCAAAGCACCGCATCCAAAGTTTTTTGTTGGCGAGGGAAAGGCTGAAGAAATTGCTGACGCGGTGAAAGCCAGTGGCGCGTCTGTTGTCCTGTTTGATCATGCCCTTTCCGCAGCGCAAGAGCGAAATCTTGAACGTTTGTGCGAGTGCCGGGTTATTGATCGTACTGGGTTAATTTTAGATATTTTTGCCCAACGGGCCCGTACTCATGAAGGTAAATTACAGGTTGAATTAGCGCAATTGCGTCATATTGCGACCCGTTTGGTACGCGGCTGGACGCACCTTGAGCGTCAGAAAGGGGGGATTGGCCTAAGAGGGCCAGGTGAAACCCAGTTGGAGACCGACCGCCGTTTGTTACGCGACCGTATCAGTTTGATTTTGAGCCGGTTAGATCGGGTAGCAAAGCAGCGTGAGCAAGGGCGGCGTGCGCGCACTCGTGCTGATATTCCGACAGTATCTTTGGTGGGATATACCAACGCCGGTAAATCTAGCCTGTTTAATAAAATTACGGCAGCTGATGTCTATGCGGCTGACCAACTATTTGCCACGCTGGATCCCACTTTACGCCGTATTAATGTGGCTGATGTGGGCGATACAGTATTGGCGGATACAGTAGGCTTTATCCGGCATTTGCCGCACGATCTGGTCGCTGCTTTTAAAGCGACATTACAAGAAACGCGGCAAGCCTCATTACTGCTACACATTATTGATGCAGCTGATCCTCGGGTGGCCGAGAATATGGCCGCAGTTGATGCTGTATTGGCAGAGATCGAGGCGGATGAAATTCCTACATTATTAGTAATGAATAAAATTGATTTGTTGGATGATTTCGTCCCGCGAATTGATCGCAACGAAGAAAATCTGCCAGTCAGAGTTTGGCTTTCGGCCCAAACCGGCGCAGGTATCCCGTTGCTTTTTCAAGCGTTAACGGAGCGTCTTTCAGGTGAGATCGCACACTTTGAATTGCGTTTGCCGCCTCAGGCAGGCCGTTTACGTAGCCGTTTTTACCAGCTTCAGGCAATTGAAAAAGAGTGGATAGACGAGGACGGGAACGTCGGTATGGTGGTCAGAATGCCTATCGTTGATTGGCGTCGTCTCTGTAAACAAGAGCAAGATTTGGTCAGTTATATTGTTAGTGAACCGAATTCGGGTAATTAA
- the hflK gene encoding FtsH protease activity modulator HflK — protein MAWNQPGNNGQDRDPWGSSNNNGGNSGGNNNNNKGGRDQGPPDLDDIFRKLSKKLSSLGGKSGGSGNDNGGTTRGPGFSRRIVGIAVVAVVVIWAASGFYTIKEAERGVVTRLGKLSHIVQPGLNWKPTFIDEVTPVNVESVRELAASGVMLTSDENVVRIEMNVQYRVTDPAAYLFSVTNPDDSLRQATDSAVRGVIGKYTMDKILTEGRTIVRSDTQRVLEETIRPYNMGITLLDVNFQAARPPEEVKAAFDDAIAARENEQQYIREAEAYTNEVQPRANGQAQRLLEDARAYAARKVLEAQGEVAGFAKLLPEYKAAPELTRERLYIETMERVLGHTRKVLANDKGNSLMVLPLDQLMRGQGAEKADGNKDSSLIRLNPPSSANSSQESGASNSNTSSTSGSIMDQRRANAQRDTSTRVGRE, from the coding sequence ATGGCGTGGAATCAGCCCGGTAATAACGGACAGGACCGCGATCCGTGGGGGAGCAGCAATAATAATGGCGGCAACTCTGGCGGAAATAATAACAATAATAAAGGTGGCCGTGACCAAGGGCCGCCGGATCTTGATGATATCTTTCGTAAACTGAGCAAAAAACTGAGTAGCCTCGGTGGCAAAAGTGGCGGGAGCGGTAACGATAACGGTGGAACAACAAGAGGCCCTGGTTTCAGTCGGCGTATTGTTGGCATCGCTGTGGTTGCGGTTGTGGTTATCTGGGCAGCAAGTGGTTTCTATACAATTAAAGAAGCTGAGCGCGGTGTTGTGACGCGCTTGGGGAAATTAAGCCACATTGTACAACCTGGTTTGAACTGGAAACCCACCTTTATCGATGAAGTCACCCCGGTTAACGTCGAGTCTGTACGTGAATTGGCGGCTTCAGGTGTGATGTTGACCTCTGATGAGAACGTGGTTCGCATCGAAATGAACGTGCAGTACCGCGTCACTGATCCGGCCGCTTATCTGTTTAGCGTGACCAATCCGGATGACAGCCTGCGTCAGGCAACTGACAGCGCAGTACGTGGTGTTATTGGTAAATACACCATGGATAAAATCCTCACCGAAGGCCGTACCATCGTGCGTAGCGATACTCAGCGGGTACTGGAAGAAACTATTCGTCCATACAATATGGGGATAACGCTGCTGGACGTTAACTTCCAGGCTGCACGTCCGCCGGAAGAAGTTAAAGCGGCATTTGATGATGCGATTGCTGCCCGTGAAAACGAACAACAGTATATTCGTGAAGCAGAAGCTTACACCAACGAAGTTCAGCCACGTGCTAACGGCCAGGCGCAGCGTCTGTTAGAAGATGCCCGTGCTTATGCCGCGCGTAAAGTGTTGGAAGCGCAAGGTGAAGTTGCTGGTTTTGCCAAGTTGTTGCCGGAATATAAGGCGGCACCAGAACTGACCCGTGAGCGTCTTTACATCGAAACCATGGAGAGAGTCCTGGGTCATACCCGCAAAGTGCTGGCTAATGACAAAGGTAACAGTCTGATGGTGCTGCCGCTGGATCAACTGATGCGCGGTCAAGGTGCAGAAAAAGCGGATGGCAACAAGGATAGCAGTCTGATTCGTTTGAATCCGCCGTCCTCTGCCAATAGCAGCCAAGAATCTGGTGCTAGTAACTCGAATACCAGTTCAACCAGTGGCTCTATCATGGATCAGCGCCGGGCGAATGCTCAGCGTGATACTTCCACTCGCGTAGGGAGAGAATAA
- the hflC gene encoding protease modulator HflC: MRKSFLLIVVVVLVALYASLFVVQEGQRGIVLRFGKVLRDSDNKPLVYAPGLHFKIPFIETVKTLDARIQTMDNQADRFVTNEKKDLIVDSYLKWRISDFSRYYLATGGGDVSQAEVLLKRKFSDRLRSEIGRLNVRDIVTDSRGRLTSDVRDALNTGSVDDEAVTTEADDAIASAAARVEQETRGKQPAVNPNSMAALGIEVVDVRIKQINLPAEVSDAIFQRMRAEREAVARRHRSQGQEEAEKLRATADYEVTRTLAEAERQARITRGGGDAEAARLFADAFSKDPDFYAFIRSLRAYENSFSSGNDVMVLSPESDFFRYMKSPDNSNKRP, encoded by the coding sequence ATGCGTAAGTCTTTTTTACTTATCGTCGTTGTGGTGTTAGTCGCACTCTACGCTTCGCTGTTTGTGGTACAAGAAGGTCAACGCGGGATCGTACTGCGCTTTGGCAAGGTATTGCGTGATAGTGATAACAAGCCTTTGGTGTATGCGCCGGGCCTGCACTTCAAGATACCGTTTATCGAAACAGTGAAGACGTTGGATGCCCGTATTCAAACCATGGACAACCAGGCCGACCGTTTCGTGACTAACGAGAAGAAAGACCTGATTGTTGACTCTTATCTGAAATGGCGTATCAGCGATTTCAGCCGTTACTATCTGGCCACCGGTGGTGGTGATGTTTCTCAGGCTGAAGTGCTGTTAAAACGTAAATTCAGTGACCGTTTGCGTTCTGAAATCGGTCGTCTGAACGTGCGCGACATCGTCACAGACTCACGTGGCCGTCTGACTTCAGATGTTCGTGATGCGCTGAACACCGGTAGTGTGGATGATGAAGCCGTGACGACCGAAGCTGATGATGCTATTGCCTCTGCGGCAGCCCGTGTTGAACAGGAAACTCGTGGCAAACAGCCTGCGGTTAACCCGAACAGCATGGCGGCTCTGGGGATTGAAGTGGTTGACGTGCGAATCAAGCAAATCAACTTACCGGCAGAAGTCTCTGACGCCATCTTCCAGCGGATGCGTGCAGAACGTGAAGCGGTTGCTCGTCGTCACCGTTCACAAGGTCAGGAAGAAGCCGAGAAGTTGCGGGCAACAGCGGACTATGAAGTGACACGTACCTTGGCAGAAGCAGAGCGTCAGGCGCGTATTACTCGTGGTGGCGGTGATGCTGAGGCCGCTCGTCTGTTTGCTGATGCATTCAGTAAAGACCCTGACTTCTATGCTTTCATTCGTAGCTTACGTGCTTATGAAAATAGCTTCAGCAGCGGTAATGATGTCATGGTACTGAGCCCGGAAAGTGATTTCTTCCGCTATATGAAATCGCCGGATAACTCGAACAAACGTCCATAA